The Sulfurospirillum diekertiae genomic sequence CCCTATCATATCAACGATGCTTGCAGCAACCGCTTTTCCCATCATCGCACTAGGCATTCCTGTTCGTGGAGGTGTTGGATTGATCGGTGTGCCATTAGGAGATTTCATCGGTTTAGAGATGATATGCGGTGGTGCAAAGGCAATACCTGCCGCAAAAATATTTTTATATTTAGGATTTTGACATGTTTTTGGCCAATCAGACGCATCCCATGTTTCATACGGAGCTGTTGCTTTTGAGTAATCCCCATCAACAAACATAAAACCACCCGCATTGAACATAGAAGAGGTAATGTCTTCTCCATTTTTATCGTATGCTTTCATACCAGCCCCTGCAAATGGAGGAATGAGCATAGAAAAGTCATACGTCTCTTCTTTCATTTCGCCTGCAAGATTTTCGTAATGGACTTTGTCTTTTTCAACTTTATTGACATGCGCTCTCGTGATCCATTTGACATCACGCTCGGCGTATAAGGATTCTGCGAAGACTTTGCCACTCGTGATGTAACCACCCATTTTAAGGTGCATACCGCCTACACCAAAGTCACCGAGTTCATATTCATTAGAGATATAAGTGATGGTCGCTTTGTCACGAACACCCTCAGCACGCAAGCGATGATCGACGTTAAACGTGTACTCAAACGCTGCACCTTGACAGGTACACATTCCATGACCTGTACCAATCAGAATCTTTTTCTCTTCACCTTTTTTTAATGCTTCGATAATCTTTTCAAGCTCATCTGCGGCATGTTTTGCATGTGATGCGGTACAAACGGAAACAGTGAAGCCATTGTCCGGCCCTAAACCCTCTGTTGCTGTAAAATTGAGTCTTGGACCTGTGGCATTGATGAGATAATCATACGTGATTTCCTCTTTTTCGCCCTCTTTATTTGCACCAGTGTGTTCTATAGTAACAAAATTTTTACTATTATCCACTGTGCCCTCAGGGTGAATAGTAAGTGCTTTTGCTTGAATATAGGTAATGCCCGCTTTTGCATAAATGGGTGCTAAATCAAAAAGAACTTCCTCTTGTTCCATTTGACCAACACCTACCCAAATGTTCGATGGAATCCAATTCCACTTGCTATTAGGGGTTACAACCACAACTTCATGAGTTCGATTGAGCCATTTTCGCGCAAACTGTGCGGCGGTATGCCCTGCAACACCACCACCCAAAATAACAACTTTAGCCATCAATTATCCTTATAAAAAATGTAAAACTTTTTGATTGTATAACAAGAAAAGATAAAATAAAATTGTACTATTACAAATCCGAAGTTATTTAAGGTTTAAAAAAGGTTTACTTTTTTTGACAGCTATATTTTGGTATCATTCCTAAGATATTTTTCGATGTAAAAGGGTATAACCAATGTTATGGCAAATCAGTAAAGAATTCGATTTTTGTTATGGGCACCGCGTTTGGTCACAAGAGCTGGATGCTGAATTTTCCCTCAGTGGGTGCTTAGCGTGCCGTCACTTGCATGGACATCAAGGCAAAATTATCGTTTTTTTACAAAGTAATGAACTCAAAAATGGTATGGTGACAGACTTTCATCATCTGAACTGGTTTAAACTCTTTTTAGACAATACCTTAGATCATAAATTCATCATTGACATTCACGACCCACTCTTTGCGACCTTATTGCCTCATTTTGCTGACAAACAGAATTTACTTTCCCATGAAAGTGGTTATAAAACACCCGATCTCTCTTTTATAGCGCATGAGCCAAATTATCTTGTAGAAATGTATGAGGGGTATATTATCGTTGATTTTGTGCCAACCAGTGAGAACATCTCAACGTGGCTGCTTCAAATCATTGCGAAAAAGATGAGTCGCTTGGGAGTGGAAGTCTCGCATGTAGAATTTTTAGAAACCCCAAAAAGCCGAAGTATCGTTTACAACCATTAGCGTTCTACCCGAACGCTGAACGTAGCCTCTAGAGCAAAGCTCTAAAGACTACGTTAACACTGGGTTTTCTTTGAAGTCAAGCCCGCGCACTTTCAGTGCTTTTAAGCCTTTGGATAGACCTTTTCGAGTTTTTTATAGAGCGCATCCACAGTGGGAGCAGACTCGCCATGAAGCAATGAAAGCATCACTTCGTTATCTTCTTTACCATTCCACACTTTGATGTAATGTCCCTCTTTGTAGCCATGATCTTGGCGGAATTGGTTAAGCACGTTTTTAGCCACATAGAATTTGTACAGCACTTTAAGGTTGATGCCACATTTTCTTGAAAGTGTAAAATACTCTTTCAACAGTCCATCAAAAAGATCCATTTCAAAACCTGTCGTATCGTGAATGATGCTCTCGATGTCATTGACCAGTTCCATTGGTACAGCCATACCGATAGAGAGTGGTTCTTTGGTAAATGCTTCAAATCCCTGAACATCCAACACATCTAAAACAAGTTGTTCAATATCGCCTCTGTTGTTCGTTTTATAATCTTCCAATAACAGGCTCATAATAAAATGCCAAATATCAACGATTTCAACGGTGACATTGTCCCAATCGGTCGGTTTATTAATGTTTTTCCAATGTTTCCAACTAAAACTATCAATGAGTTCCGCACACTCCATATAAATACATCGCTTCCAGTTAATCATGCGGTTATGTTTGGTATAGCCATTTTCCCAGCCAATACCATTGGTTTCGTCGTTCAGTTTTTGCTGTAACGCAAACATTTGCGTTAAATAATCTTTACTTGTCATTCTATTCCTTCGATCTTAAAAGGGTTTCATTATACTTTTTTGCGCCATAAAAGTCAAAATGGATTCACTGCCTTTGCGATATCCAAGCTCAAAACAAGCATCTATTTGTCTAAAAGTAAACAATCCAAAATCATTGAGTGTGGGATCGCTAATGCACAGATCACTCTGCTCTATCTGCTGTTTCGATGAAGCCAAAATGGAGAGATAAATAGCGCGCTCAAAACTGGAAAAAAAGTTACTTTTTTGCTTTACATGTAAAGGAAACAAATTAACACTCACCACAGGATAAGGAAGCTCTAAAAGTGGTGCTACAGGCAGGTTATCCATAAAACCACCATCAATAAGCGTGTAATTATCATAAGTGATGGGGCGAAAGATAGGAATGAGCGCGGAGCTTGCGATGGCAAGGTTAATTGTATTGCCATGGCTAAAGCGGACGATTTCGCCATGAGGGAGATCAACACATGTCATAAAAGTAGGAATGCTCATCTGCTCTAAACGCTCAATAGGGGCGATCTCTTTCAGAATAGCTGCTTTTTCATTGATGCGAAGAAGTCCCTTGCGAAAATAGTTAAAATGAAATACTTTACGAAAGGCTCGACTTTTAACGATGCGTAACAGATCAAAAGCACTGACACCAGAGCCCACACCAGCAGCAATCACCGCACCAATACTGGCGCCTGAGACAGCGGCTATTTCCACATTGTTTCGCTCCATTGCTGCAATGACACCCAGATGAAATGCCCCCCTTGCCGCACCGCCAGAGAGAGCTAAGGATATTTTCAATGTCCCAGCCATCGTATAATCCTAAATTCACCCTCTAAGGTTTCGACTATTGCCGTGCAGGACTCGACCCAATCGCCGCAATTTAGGTACTTAATACCTTCAATATCGCGAATCTCCGCCTTATGAATATGCCCGCAAATCACGCCATCGTAGTTATTGCGCTTGGCATGCTCACTGAGAATATGTTCAAAATCGGTGATAAAGGAGATGGAACTTTTAACATTGTCTTTGACGTATTTGGAGAGTGACCAGTGGCTGTGATAACGCATTTTCTTGCGAAACCAGCCAATGAGTTGGTTAATATTGAGCAAAAGGTCGTACCCTAAATCACCCAAGATAGCGAGCCACCGTTTAGTCATCGTGACCGAGTCAAAAAAATCACCGTGCGTAATGAAAAATCGCTCATTGTTGAGGCTTGTATAATCCACTTCATCGACAACCGCAATACGATCGCCCAACCCTAAAGGTAAAAAGGAGCGCAAAAAGTCATCGTGATTGCCAGTGATGTAAAAAACATTCGTCCCTTTTCGGGCTTTTCGTAAAATCTTTTGAATCACATCGGAGTGCGACTGTGCCCATTTTATCTTGCGTTTAATCGCCCAACCATCAATGACATCGCCCACTAAATAGAGGTTTTCACTGTTCGTAAATTTTAAAAAGTCCAAAAGCTCCTCCGCTTGGGAAAAACGCGTTCCCAAGTGCAGGTCGGAGATAAAGATCGAGCGAAAGGCTATCGGGTCTTCATCCCCTGAAAATTCGTATTTGGTCATTTGTGTTTGTCGCCATCCCCAAAAATATCATCGGCAAAGTGTGAGAACTTACCACGTACCGATTTATCCAGCTCAATCGCAAAGAGCGAGATGTGTGTCTGCTCTTTTTTGGTCTGTTTGAGAAGTGAGGTCAAACCGTTGTTAAAGCGGTTTAAGTACATGTTATCAATTTGACGGTTCGAACCAATGACGATCGCTTTACAGTTGTTATCCAGACGTGACAAGATAAGCTGTGTGGTATTGTTTGAGCTGTTTGCCACTCATCCAAGATCACAATAGCGTTGCTCAGTGTACGACCACGCGCTTCACCCGGCCAGAGTTTTTCGATGTTGTACTTGGTAATCATCTCTTGTACTTTTTTCTCAATCGCTACTTGAGGCTCTTGTGAGTTGTCACGCTTTTTCATTTTCTTTTTGGCAATAAACTCTAACGTATCATAGAGTGCCATATTGTAAATGCGAAACTTCTCATCATTGCCAGAGAGATAACCAACATCTGCACCCTTGTCAACACTTTCAATGGAGTTGCGCACATAAACGATTTTTTCGTAGCTTCCTTTGGTAACTAAGCGCATCGCTGCCACAAACGCCATCAAGGTTTTACCGCTACCCGCACGTGCATCGATGACATGAATGTCATACATATTCGACAAAAGGGCTTTCATAAAGAATTTCTGTTTGAGATTGATCGGTTTAATCTCTAAACCTCTAAAGTCCAACTCTTCATTAAGCATATGAATAATGCCACCTGGAGAGATAATCGCATGTTCCGAATTACCATCAGGGCTTACAAACTCATAACAGTAATTTCCATTATGATACTCTGGGTCGTATTCCATGATGAGTTTTTTATCTAACGTATTAAAAAGTGCGGAGTCGATGGGAAGCTGTTTGACAAACTCAAACTCTGGCACATCACTTCGATCTTCTCGCAAGGACTCTACGGTCACATTGTAAAAAAGTCCAAACATACGCGCATAAACGTCTAATGAGAGAAAAATAACTTTATAATCAGGATAATACTCTTGCGCACCCGCAGCGACTTCAAGGATACGTTTGTCATTGGATTCGTTGATAAATTGCGAGTCAATATCCGAGGTATAGATCGTTTTGGAGAAAAGATGAATGGCAATATCCTCTTCATACTGCATCTTAACGACGCGGTAAGGCTCTCCACTGTCCACTTCCACCACTTTACACGAAGCGAGCATTCTGGCAAAACTTCGGGCTTGGTAGCCTAGTTCCGTGAAGTTCTTTTTAAAATCTTCCAGCTCTATAAGCACCGTTTCTGGGATCACAATGATGTTGTTGCCGCCATCACACAACTCTTTAATAAAATTGGTATTGTGCAAGATAATGTTGGTATCGAGCACATAAACTTTGTTGACTGACATCTGACTCCCTTTCATGCGATAATTCTATGAAAACATTATATCAACTTGGTAACAAAAGGGGTGTTGTTTTATTGAGCAAAAATTTTTACATGTAAAACAATTTATGTATAATTATTTTATGGAAACACTTGAAGCATTTTACAAACGAATTACCCATCCACTGCCCCAAGACTTACATAATGGCATCGGGCACTTCAATGTCTTCACGAGGCAAGAGTGCGCTGAAATTCCTTACAGTCGCAAGGATTACTTTAAAATCACCTTTTTAAAGGGCAAACATAAGGTGCATTACGCCGATAAAACCCTGCAAAGTAACCAGTACGCCCTTATGTTTTCAGACCCGTTAGTGCCGTACAGTTGGGAGTCACTCGATGGCAAAAAATGCGGTTATTTTTGCATTTTCACCGAAGCTTTTTTTTACAACCACGGAGCACTCCGAAGCTACCCCATCTACAAACCTGAGCACCCCAAACTGTTTTTGCTCAATGAAGCAACCGCCAAAGAGGTGGAAGCTCTTTTTGAAAAGATGCTAGGAGAAATTGACTCTACGTACGCTTACAGGGATGATTTGTTGCGTAACTGGACGATGGAGCTCATTCATATCGCCCTTAAAATGGAGCCTGCAAGCATAATTCCTGATGTGCAAAGCGATAAAAAACGTAAAATTGACTCCTTGTTTAATGAACTCCTTGAAAGGCAATTCCCGATCACATCGCCCTATGAGCGACTTGAGCTTAAAAACCCCAGTGATTTTGCCAGACTTCTTAATATTCACCCCAATCACCTCAACCGAACCCTCAAAGAGGTGAGCGAAAAAACAACCACCGAGCGCATCGCACAGCGTGTTTTGGAAGAAGCTAAGATTTTACTCAAACACTCTTCGTGGAGTGTGGGTGACATCGCTTATGCCTTAGGCTACGAAGAGTCCGCTCACTTCATCAACTTTTTCAAAAAAAAGCTCAATCAAACACCGCAAAATTACCGCATTGGGCAAACCAGACTTTTTTCATAGCCTTTAAAAAGATAAAGAGATTGCTTAGAGTGCGTTAATTTTTGAAACTCAAAATTGAGTCATAGCCAAAGCTATGGCGATGTTTTTAGTTTTGAAAAGTGATGTGCTATAAGCGATACTCTTTTTTTAATGGGCTATGAAAAAAGTCTATTGTTTGATTTGCGCAATGATTCGCTTGAATGAGGCATGAAAGAAATCTCCCTTATCGTGTATGATTTCACTACATTTCATCCATAAGGAAAAAAAATGATCTCACAAAAACAAATCTACGTGATGTCAGCCGTTGCGGGCATCAAT encodes the following:
- a CDS encoding patatin-like phospholipase family protein; the protein is MAGTLKISLALSGGAARGAFHLGVIAAMERNNVEIAAVSGASIGAVIAAGVGSGVSAFDLLRIVKSRAFRKVFHFNYFRKGLLRINEKAAILKEIAPIERLEQMSIPTFMTCVDLPHGEIVRFSHGNTINLAIASSALIPIFRPITYDNYTLIDGGFMDNLPVAPLLELPYPVVSVNLFPLHVKQKSNFFSSFERAIYLSILASSKQQIEQSDLCISDPTLNDFGLFTFRQIDACFELGYRKGSESILTFMAQKSIMKPF
- a CDS encoding UDP-2,3-diacylglucosamine diphosphatase, whose translation is MTKYEFSGDEDPIAFRSIFISDLHLGTRFSQAEELLDFLKFTNSENLYLVGDVIDGWAIKRKIKWAQSHSDVIQKILRKARKGTNVFYITGNHDDFLRSFLPLGLGDRIAVVDEVDYTSLNNERFFITHGDFFDSVTMTKRWLAILGDLGYDLLLNINQLIGWFRKKMRYHSHWSLSKYVKDNVKSSISFITDFEHILSEHAKRNNYDGVICGHIHKAEIRDIEGIKYLNCGDWVESCTAIVETLEGEFRIIRWLGH
- the dut gene encoding dUTPase codes for the protein MTSKDYLTQMFALQQKLNDETNGIGWENGYTKHNRMINWKRCIYMECAELIDSFSWKHWKNINKPTDWDNVTVEIVDIWHFIMSLLLEDYKTNNRGDIEQLVLDVLDVQGFEAFTKEPLSIGMAVPMELVNDIESIIHDTTGFEMDLFDGLLKEYFTLSRKCGINLKVLYKFYVAKNVLNQFRQDHGYKEGHYIKVWNGKEDNEVMLSLLHGESAPTVDALYKKLEKVYPKA
- a CDS encoding helix-turn-helix domain-containing protein, giving the protein METLEAFYKRITHPLPQDLHNGIGHFNVFTRQECAEIPYSRKDYFKITFLKGKHKVHYADKTLQSNQYALMFSDPLVPYSWESLDGKKCGYFCIFTEAFFYNHGALRSYPIYKPEHPKLFLLNEATAKEVEALFEKMLGEIDSTYAYRDDLLRNWTMELIHIALKMEPASIIPDVQSDKKRKIDSLFNELLERQFPITSPYERLELKNPSDFARLLNIHPNHLNRTLKEVSEKTTTERIAQRVLEEAKILLKHSSWSVGDIAYALGYEESAHFINFFKKKLNQTPQNYRIGQTRLFS
- a CDS encoding 6-carboxytetrahydropterin synthase — its product is MLWQISKEFDFCYGHRVWSQELDAEFSLSGCLACRHLHGHQGKIIVFLQSNELKNGMVTDFHHLNWFKLFLDNTLDHKFIIDIHDPLFATLLPHFADKQNLLSHESGYKTPDLSFIAHEPNYLVEMYEGYIIVDFVPTSENISTWLLQIIAKKMSRLGVEVSHVEFLETPKSRSIVYNH
- a CDS encoding NAD(P)/FAD-dependent oxidoreductase: MAKVVILGGGVAGHTAAQFARKWLNRTHEVVVVTPNSKWNWIPSNIWVGVGQMEQEEVLFDLAPIYAKAGITYIQAKALTIHPEGTVDNSKNFVTIEHTGANKEGEKEEITYDYLINATGPRLNFTATEGLGPDNGFTVSVCTASHAKHAADELEKIIEALKKGEEKKILIGTGHGMCTCQGAAFEYTFNVDHRLRAEGVRDKATITYISNEYELGDFGVGGMHLKMGGYITSGKVFAESLYAERDVKWITRAHVNKVEKDKVHYENLAGEMKEETYDFSMLIPPFAGAGMKAYDKNGEDITSSMFNAGGFMFVDGDYSKATAPYETWDASDWPKTCQNPKYKNIFAAGIAFAPPHIISKPMKSPNGTPINPTPPRTGMPSAMMGKAVAASIVDMIGGASAPTHTACMAEMGAACVASAGKGLFSGTAVAMTMYPIIPNYKKYPDYGRDFGGTFGEIGLAAHWVKHLLHHAFIWKAKMKPFWSIIPE